The bacterium DNA window CCGGGTCAGGCATGATCGGTGCCGTTCCCCCGAGCATTGGCTCGGTCCTGTTAAGTGATAGGGTCACATAAGCGCAACCTCTGGGAGAGGAACGGGGCCGCAGGTAGTCCTGCGGCCCCGTTTTAGGGTCGAAAATCCGACCGCTTATTTCAGCAGCAGCATCTTCTTCTGAAGCGTTGTAGCGCCCACCGTCAGACGGTAGAAATACAGACCGCTGGGCAGCGCCTCAGCCCGGAACAGCACCGAGTGCCGTCCCGACTGCATCGCGCCATTGACCAGGGTCGAAACGCGCTGGCCCACGGCATTGAAGACCTCAAGCGAGACATGGCTGTCGTCCACGAGGTCAAACGAAATGCTCGTTTCGGGGTTGAACGGATTCGGGTAGTTCTGCCCCAGCGACAGCTCGGTCACGATCGCGGCACCCGCCTCGGGCGCGGCTTCGCGCTGGCCGATGATCTCGCGTTCGCCGGTCAGGCTGACCGCCGCCAGTTCGTAGTGGTACAGGCGACCATTGGCCAGGCCACGATCCACGAAGCTGTAGGTCGCGCCCGCTGCATTGTTGGTCGCGGCGACCGTTCCGGCGAGCAGGCCGTCCCGCAGCACTTCGAAGTGGTCATTGCTGGTTTCCGAAGCGGTGCTCCAGTCAAGCTGGACTTCACCATCTCGGCCCGTGGCGGTGAAACCGTTGAGCTCGGCGGGCAGGTAGCGGTCAAAGCACACGCAGACGCAGCCTTCCGAGGCCGGGATAATCACGTTGTGCCAGCAGCTATCACCCCACAGCGTCCAACCGGTATTGCTGAACAGGAATTCGGCGGGCGTGCACTCTTCCGTACAGTCATCCGTCATACATCCTGAAGTGATGGTCAAGATCGGGTAGCGACCCTGCGTCAGCCCGGCACCGCATACGAATACGTGGACGGGGTGGTCCAGGCACAGGTACGTGCACATGCAGGCCGGCGGCAGACGAAGATCGTCTTCGTAGATGTAGATTTCGTTGTCACCATCGCACGGCTGACAATCCGGCACGTCAATAACGACCTGCAGGAAGTTCGGCGGGCAGTCAGCGCTCGACAGGTTGAAGTCAAGGATGATCTGGCCTCCATCACCGTCCGGCGTCACAGTCAGATTGAACTGCGTGTTCACGCTTGCGCTCGGCACCAAGTCACCGAGGGCGACCGGGTTGGCCGAATTCAGAACCACGGCGCCCGCGTCACCGCCAATGTTCGACAACGTCAGCGTGGCATTGGCGCATGTGGCCGTGCCGTTATTCTGGGTCGTCACTGTGACGTTAAACGTCGGGGTCGTGATGCCGCCGCCGTTCGGATCGCAACGCAGGTCCGCGCCGTTCGAGGACAACCGCAAGTCACCTTGGCCGCAATTGGCCACGATCTGGTTCAGCGCGCCGCCGGCACCGGAGCCATCCGGCGCGATGACGGTGAACGTGCCACCCGTGGTCGAAGCATAGTCTTCCAGCACCGGCTGGATCAGGCCGAACGGTTCGGCACCAGCCAGCGGACGCCAGACCGAACAGATACGGACACCCAGGCCCAACGCGTCGAGCGCCCGGTCGTGCGCGTTGACCACATCGCTGCCGTCATGCGCATCGTCACAGCCACCGTTTGAGGCGTCGGTAATCAGCACGATGATCTTTGAAGCAGCCGGACGGAAGGCCACATTGAAGTCGCCCAGGGCCACGCACAGGCCGTTACCGGTAAGCACTTCACGCAGCGCTTCGTCGGATGCTTCCGGGTACGCGGCGCCGCCAAAGGATGTGAGGCTGGAAATCGTCGCCTGCACACCCGCGAGATCGTTCGTCAACGTGTGCAGCACGCTGACTTCATCAGAGAAGGTCAGCAGGCCCAAACGCAAGTCATTGCCGGACGCGATATTGGCGACGGCGATAATGTTGGGCAGTTCAGCCACGATGTTGTCAATGGCGCCATACATCGAACCGGTAACGTCCACCGCCAGCACGAGGTCAATCGGACCGCAGTCGCCGATAGACGGGCACGGCTGATCGCACGTTGCGCCTTCAGTCCATTCGCCGTTCAGGGCGTAGCGGCAGAAGCTCGAACTCACGCCGCTTTCGCAAGCGGGTTCGCCATCATCAAAATAGCAGCAGCGTCCCAACTGACACGGATCGGTCTCGCAATTCAGACCTTCGTCGAACGTACCGCCGATGGCGATGCACTCCTCGAACGACGAGGTTCCGCAGCCCGGGCCACCCGCTTCGTTAGTGTAGCAGCAGCGGCCGAGACCGGCGCACTGGGTGACGGACAAGCTGCCAACGCCGCAGCCTTCAAAGGCCTCAAGCGAAACCCATACGGTTCCCGCTTCGAGGTAAACGCATTCGCAAAGCGAATTGAAGTCGCCGCCGCCATCATCGTCAAAACAAATATCACGGCTGCAGCAGGTTGACCCGATGAACAGGAACGGATCGAATTCCGTGCTGCCATAGAAGAACGACCAATATCCCGCAGTCGGGATTTCGACGGCCACGATCACCTCAGGGGTGATGCGCACGCCGCAATCGTTACCGGCTTCACACGTGTTGGCCGTCACCGTTCCCGGCGCGACCAGATTCAAATCGGCCTCGCACGGGGGGGCACAGTCAAAGATCGAAAGGTTGTAGTTTCCCGAGTCTGCATTGAAGCCGTCCACAACGATCAGAACTTCCTGACCTTCCGTCAGCTCGATGCAGGTCAGAACGGACGCGAAGTTGTTGCCGGGGC harbors:
- a CDS encoding T9SS type A sorting domain-containing protein; the protein is MKRIWTICCLFLVLVAVAQAKQVPNQEAVGRAVMNVQATFEMQQRADALADQIAAAKLTGNVPQALLTEYATLQSQLVGREFPNGESLDQGGENCADAFDLGSVLGANVDFGSTEAAHNDFPFIAGATPPCYQGTYFNGSGDANDVTYKWTAPRTSSYTFSLCGSDYDTEISLWNFTCPTAPVFPTDYICGNDDPAPNRRCPGNNFASVLTCIELTEGQEVLIVVDGFNADSGNYNLSIFDCAPPCEADLNLVAPGTVTANTCEAGNDCGVRITPEVIVAVEIPTAGYWSFFYGSTEFDPFLFIGSTCCSRDICFDDDGGGDFNSLCECVYLEAGTVWVSLEAFEGCGVGSLSVTQCAGLGRCCYTNEAGGPGCGTSSFEECIAIGGTFDEGLNCETDPCQLGRCCYFDDGEPACESGVSSSFCRYALNGEWTEGATCDQPCPSIGDCGPIDLVLAVDVTGSMYGAIDNIVAELPNIIAVANIASGNDLRLGLLTFSDEVSVLHTLTNDLAGVQATISSLTSFGGAAYPEASDEALREVLTGNGLCVALGDFNVAFRPAASKIIVLITDASNGGCDDAHDGSDVVNAHDRALDALGLGVRICSVWRPLAGAEPFGLIQPVLEDYASTTGGTFTVIAPDGSGAGGALNQIVANCGQGDLRLSSNGADLRCDPNGGGITTPTFNVTVTTQNNGTATCANATLTLSNIGGDAGAVVLNSANPVALGDLVPSASVNTQFNLTVTPDGDGGQIILDFNLSSADCPPNFLQVVIDVPDCQPCDGDNEIYIYEDDLRLPPACMCTYLCLDHPVHVFVCGAGLTQGRYPILTITSGCMTDDCTEECTPAEFLFSNTGWTLWGDSCWHNVIIPASEGCVCVCFDRYLPAELNGFTATGRDGEVQLDWSTASETSNDHFEVLRDGLLAGTVAATNNAAGATYSFVDRGLANGRLYHYELAAVSLTGEREIIGQREAAPEAGAAIVTELSLGQNYPNPFNPETSISFDLVDDSHVSLEVFNAVGQRVSTLVNGAMQSGRHSVLFRAEALPSGLYFYRLTVGATTLQKKMLLLK